atccttcacaccAGCATTCacagcaatgcttcagctgcagcaatcaaacttgttcttccgtacgtttttttggcttcaagtttttttttcaaaaaattataatttttcaaatattaggcaatttcggtgtcatttttaacatgggagtctatgagagagcccttcaacgagtgggtcatctgccaaatgtatctcctcctacaaatttcaagctacagacatcattttagtcttaaaacgttcattagatgctgctctattaAACTTggattcagaattttctaattccgaatcttttccacacgccaggctctcaaagttggagtggtctttgaggtctcctctgctgttactatggtgacaggctgacacacagaggcatacaaagctctgaattcatCAGCATTCacagcaatgcttcagctgcagcaatcaaacttaaATTTTCTTCAGGAATagcccttttctagtttgaCTTGCGTTAAACCTTATCGTACCTCCAACagtgtaggtggcgctgtgctgCCCGCAGTAACACCAaaacagtagaagaagaaggaggaggaggaggaaagcgGAAGCTTTTAGGATGGTACTCCACAAATACTCTTATTTATGTGGCAAAAATGTTGTGATATGTACCAGACTCAGCGGATTGAACCACATTTAAATGCGTTTGGATTGTGTTATCTTTAATAACGATCGAACAGTAAGCTGTGGCGGCGCATAAGGAAAAAGTATCGCATGTCATGTCGGGCAACATAAACGCAACTAAAAGCAAAGACAGCGGTGAAGTTATTAAAAACTACCACAAGCAGGCGTTTGAGTGTATATCAAAGGCGTTAAGGATCGACGAAGATGATTCAGGTTTGTTTATTATGTCAATGACTGGTtcattgatgtgtttgtgtgtgacagtaTGTCATAAACACTGCTCTTTGTCATAGGAGATAAAGAGGAGGCTGTGCGGTGGTACAAAAAAGGGATTGTTGAGCTTGAAAAGGGTATCATAATAGAGATCACGGGACAAGGTATGAGAAGCATTCATACGGATGTGCATGCATGTTGACAGGGTTTAGCCTTAATCTCAGTGTGTTGTTACCAggcgatcaatatgacagagcAAAGAGACTCCAGGACAAAATGGTTACCAACCTCACCATGGCAAAAGACAGGCTGGCCCTCTTAGGTAAGCTGCATCCTGGTTTCCTGAGACTTTTTATTAAAGTTATGTAAGCTGAACAAGGGGGTCTGAAGATCAGTCCTTTCTCTTACTTCACAGAGACAACAATGGCTTCTAAAAGGAGAAGCAATCCAAAGAGGACATCAAATGTTCTTCCACAGCCGAAGCCTGTTCCTAAAAGCCAGCCTGGAGTAACAGGTAACAGGCCATCATCTGCAGTCAGACCCCCTTCCAGACCTGCTGACCcaaaggtgatttttttttcttctttttttgttatttaatcaCACTGGCTCCAGCTGCATGCTGCATCTCAGTGCATTCGATGTGTAATGTTCTCTGGATACGTAATTTTATTCCTGTGTAGGTAACCCCCCGGACGGGTAAAGCTCAGAACGGGAGACCTGCAGGTGTGAAACAACCACAAAAGAGGGACTTGAAAAACTTCAAGAATGTGGACAGCCGACTGGCCAGTTTAATTCTGAATGAAATTGTAGATAGGTATTTAAAAGATACTCTATTAATAACCATTTTTCTCAACTACGTAAACAGTGTGTTAATAGAACCTTCCTTGTTTACCTCAGCGGAGCATCTGTGTCCTTTGGGGAAATTGCAGGGCAGGATCTGGCCAAACAAGCACTCCAAGAGATTGTCATCCTTCCTGCTTTAAGACCTGAGGTGATTACCTTGAAACGTTTTGTACTGTATCTTTGCGTTGtacatttttttgctttttacatttttacagttttacatttaatttgtttgtgACATTTTATGTTTAGCTCTTTACCGGCTTGAGGGCTCCTGCACGTGGTTTGCTTTTATTTGGCCCCCCTGGAAATGGCAAAACCATGCTGGTAATTTGCATGTTGCTGTTGATAGTGTCGGCTCTGTGTTCTGTTGAATCACAGCTTTTAATTCATCTTACCAGGCCAAAGCAGTCGCTGCGGAGTCTAATGCCACATTCTTTAACATCAGCGCTGCCAGTTTGACCTCTAAATATGTAAGAAACACTCTATGATCATCATCTTCACATGATATtgtagggttttttttaaacatttcttgTCTTCATGATTACAGGTGGGAGAAGGGGAGAAGCTGGTTCGAGCCCTGTTTGCAGTTGCCAGAGAGTTACAGCCCTCTGTAATCTTTATTGGTTTGTATTTCTGTAGTTTCTTATAAACTACATCTGTGTTTTGACCTGTTCAGGTTGTTCTCCACCTCAGAATAATacaagtaaaagagaaaatatggacaaaagtaaCATCAAACAAAGCCTGTGTTTACCACTTTAGAAGCATGTCAGGTTTAAATAAAGGGACCCAAGATCACAATCAGTTAATATTTGGCTTTTATGAACTGTTTGTCTGTGCTGCTCATTTTATAATCAGTACTATCTGTTTTTTCTGATTGACAGATGAAGTGGACAGCTTACTTTGTGAAAGGAGGGAGGGCGAACATGAAGCCTCTCGACGTTTAAAGACTGAGTTCCTCATTGAGTTTGATGGGGTAAGTGTGCCACTGGCCCTAGACATGGGATCATGGAACGGCTTAGGTCACTGTCATCTGACAGGGTACTGATCTCAttctcacacactgctgctggatttcagGTGCAGTCAGGAGGGGATGACCGGGTACTTGTAATGGGAGCAACTAACAGGCCCCAGGAGCTCGATGAAGCTGTACTAAGGTACTTTATGCTTCCtacatgctgtaaaaatgtgtgtttttatttttgtaacacCGTCACACACAAGTACTTTTATCTCACAGGCGCTTTGCAAAAAGGGTTTACGTCGCATTGCCAGATGAGCAGGTATGTGGCTTTAATGATGGTGTGAGGTGGTTTGTAAAGGTGAAGGTATGTAAAGTAACTGTTGTGTCTACAGACAAGATTCACACTGCTGAAAAACCTGTTGGGAAAACACGGGAATCCACTGAGCCAAAAAGAACTGTCCTCTTTGGCAAAGTGAGTttcatatttacagtttttaacaGACACTTTTATATGTGACTTTGCATTAACCCCCTGATGTGTTACTCTACAGGAAGACTTCGGGATATTCAGGAAGCGACCTGACGTCATTAGCCAAAGATGCTGCTCTTGGGCCAATTAGAGGTATGACTCCTGTATCACACACATaaggctgacacacactgtacactgagTCAGTTCATCTTAATGTGAATTGTGTCTTACACAGAGCTGGGACCGGATCAAGTGCGCAGCATGGCTGTTACCGAGGTGAGACGGTACAGATATGTCCCTGCTACTTGTTTACATTAACTAATTGTGTAACTCATGTGTTTTCACAGATGCGTAACATCACGTCGAAAGATTTTGAGGATTCCCTGAAGCGCATTAAACCCAGCGTTGGTCCAGAAAATCTTAATATGTACACCAAATGGAACAAAGATTTTGGTGATACAACAGCTTTTTGAACTTAATTACTCATTTtcacttgtaaaaaaaaaaaataataacagtggTTTCCTTCTGTGTTTCTATACACAAACAAGATGTCATTAACATGAAAAAACCCACAGAGGAAACAATCTGTAGATTAGTTAAACATTGATCCACTGAGGGataatttcctgttttatgGGAAGGCTTTGCTAACACAGTTCTTATGGATCCTTCATGGTATTATTGGTATCACGTCACTGGTCTTTCTACCTGAAACCTCATTATTTATTCTCAATAATGTTCTGATCAAAGTGATCTCAAGAGGGAAGCAGCTTTCAGAAAATCCTGACATAACCTCACCTGTTTAGATGATCGTATTATAGTTGATGGTATTGATCACCAAGTGCTCTCTCTACTAAAGCACACATGAAAGAATGAGAATAAGTAGAACCTAGAAGAGGCTGTTGATTTTGTTTATAAAGATTTTCTTTTGCATGAGTAGTTTGTAGATACAAAGTAGGAGACCTGATGGGTTGTTGTGTTACCAAACATTTTCTCCCAATCGGTTATGAAATTTGACAATTATTTCGTTATACAAAACTACAGCTGCTTCTTATTTGTGTCATTCATCAATAAATATATTGAGTTGAATTTTCTCAgctttatttgttgtgtttttgtttgatggCAGTTTCTTTGAAGTCAGATGATAACTGCAGTATCATACAAACTTCCATCTCAAATCACTCAACATATATCAAAACAGCAataaagatgcacaaaaagaatatgaagaaaaagaaaagcaagcGGAGCAGTTTCATAAACACTAGACCTCATAAATATATTCACAGGATGTGTTAAGTTTCAAACTTTTTATTTACTTCTTGAAGTGTTCTTGAAGTGCTCTGGGTGAGGAGTGAAGCTTCACTGTTGTAGGTAGATGGTGCTACAGATCaggttttttcttgttttcttacACAATCCTCCGCTGCCGTCTGTGGCTTCAGGTTGCCTCTGTTAATATTTTGCCTGCAACCACAGATGTGTGGAATGCAGTAAATTGCTATTAATGAAAATAAAGGCCATGCTCTGCCGTGTCGACTGTCAGGCTGACTGATAGATTGGCTAAGTAAGCTAAGTATGTTTGACAGTTATTCTGGACGtgtacatgcacaaacatgtgAATGCTTAAGGTTAAAGTTATGCAGCTCTGTGGTCAAGACCCAACAACCAGCCACCATCTAATGATGCAGCACAAACAGGGGTCACCAGCTGTCCAGGGCAATGCTGATTCAACCGAACATGTGTGGCcagttatatttttatttgagtGCACTCTAAACTCATTGACTGAAACTTCTTTTACTTAAATTCCACCTCCATCCCAGAGGCCCTTCCTATGGTCAGCTGGTGGTGCTGCTTGTGGTTTATGTGGCCCAGGGGCTACATCATCTCTTCCTGCAGTTTTGTTTGCAGACTTTACAAACGCAAACATTTTCTGCAGTTAATGAACTTTGCTGGGTTTATCCTCCCAAGTTTTATTTCCACACTGCTTTCTgagaagagattaaaaaaagaaagaaatggacagagccagcagagctgcagccacacctAAGTCTACACTCTTTCCCTCGGGGGAGAGATTTTGGATGGagtgtggcttttttttttagcatgtcATGACTGAAGAGCTTCTTTCATGATGCCAGACAGGAATGAAGAGTTGTTAGAGGTGAAGATTTAGTCATCACCAATTTTTTCTGTTTACTCTTCCCTGAGTGCATCCTGCACCACAAACAAATGCTCTTTATGACTAGTTGCAAGACTATTTAGTCATGTCATTTTCCCACCTTTCAACTGTGATCTGTGATGTCTgcgtaaaaaaaataaaagcctacAGGTGGTAAAAACTCCCCCATAGCAACATTCTTACAAGCAATTTCTTTAAACAACCTGTAATTACAGTAGATGGCAATTATCACATGTACATAACTCGCTTTGCATTTTCTAACTGACAGAAGACAGAACATTATTAAGGTGGTCCACACCTTGTAAATGATTGGCAGCTTCCCTTTTTGGTTGCGTGTCAGAGGCCCGCACCTCCACAGTAGTTCATTGATGCTTTGACCACTACATCCACTCAAGGGAAAACAGAATAGGTGATCATTTGatacctccagagagacagccCACCCTGTAGAGAGTAGAATAATAGTCAACACAAGGAGGACCTCTCACTGACTGAGCAAACAGCCAGTGAGTGTTTCTTCAAGTGGCCCATTATGAGAGCTTAGTGTGGATGGGAGCTTttttgttgcagtgtgtgtcacactTTGAGGTAGCCAGTGTTATGATATTTCTTTGGATCCGCTTAATTAGAATTCATCCACTGTCCTACTTTACACTAAACTCCTAAAACTGACCGTATGCGTGTTGATCTTCTGGAAAAGTCCCTCAAACTTGAGGACATGGCCCCTTTATCACTCCGTGGTTTAAAGATGTGGTTCTGGGCTTACACAGTGGAAAGCCTTCAAGACCTGAGTCGTGTCCACTTTCTAGCACTGGCTGCTACTGTTCCACTGCCCCGCACACCCAGTCCATAACTTCATTTACCACGGGGGTGTTATCGTTCTCCCACATGGGAAGCTGGAAGGTGAGACCAATCTATCTACTATCCAAGGCAACATCTGTCTTTTATGAGCAAATTTATTTTTCCTgcacactgtttatttttgctgtatgTATCGGTGGGTGTGTATGCTTAGAAAAGAAATTAGGTGTGCGTGTATAGATATgagcagatatatatatatgtgtgtgtgtgtgtgtgtgtgtgtgtatggtgtgaACATTGGCCTATTTATGCCAAGTCAGTCTGGAAAAACTGGGCCGTCTAGATCATCTGAAGTAGATTGCATACAATTCAATAGGTTGAAAATTCAATGGATAATGTTTTTATAAACCAAACAGGTAGAAAGTGGTGCTTTGGCTTTGCCTAATGTTATGTTTTCAATCTGGTCAGATATGACAGGTGATCATGGGCCCAGTGGAGAGGTTTGTTATTGGTGCCTGATTAGtatttgtggaaaaaaataaaaaagcttaCAGTGACCACCTGATGTCTGGTAAATGTTGACCTCAGCaaagtgacagagctgcagtaaGGCCAGTAATGGCTACTCTTAcaacccatccatccattactGTAACTAGCAATGAAGGGGGGAAGCTCACACTGGATGAGAGGCAGTCACAAGGCTGACACGTAGAGACAGACGACTATTCATGCTCACACATTCACGCCTACGGGCAATTAAACTGAACTGCATGTTTTTGGAGAAGAAAACTGGAACAGAAGAGTCAAACCAGCTTCAAACTCAGAACCGTATCTGTGAGGCTACGGCACAGCGTTTGACGATAACAAGTAGTGAATTTGTCAATGTCTGTATGACTTGAAATGATGATCATGTTGTCTCCCACCGCAGCCTGTAGCCACAAATCTGCAAGAGACCAAGGTGGACGGAGCGCACTGTCATGCCTGCACATGACCTGCAAAGCCATTCATCTCTGTAACCTCAAGAGCACAAACTCACAGCCTGTGACTTCACAGAAAGAGGGCAGATTTATAAGACTTGACATCAGCTTGTCAGCACTCTAAAATGGTCTGTCGGTCTCACATCCGGATCTCTCTCTAGACAAAACACCAAGGGGGGTTATTTGTGTAAGTTCTAAACAAGGCTAAATGTATAATGGATGGGAATGGCATTGTCTTTCCAAATATTTGTCACAGATGATGCACAGGATGCACCTTGGACTGAGGTGGACATGTTAAGACGTGGGTTTGATGCAGGGAGGGGAAGCAGGACGGTGTGTCGTTGAGGTGAGCTGCAGGCTGCCCCGCGGTGCATTCCTTCAACTCATGTGCAGCCAAAACACTTGATGAAAAGTGAAAGTGTAGTGAGGACTGAGCATTTTCACAAGAATAATGCTCAGTCTGTCATCGTGCCTTTTCTACTGCCCCTATCCTCCCTGTTTCAACTCTTCACTGCCCTTCCCTCTGGGCATTCATGTGAGGACAGGAGCAGCGGTTCAGCTCCACCTTTGACCCCCGGTCAGGTTCACTGTGCAGAAATCAGACACCACAACTGATTTACACCTCTCATTACCTACTTAGAATGAACTGCTGGTACTTATGTTCTACAAACGTGAACTGACTGGGATCTAAGTGCATGTTATTAATGCAATGTCAGACTCGGTTACATGTTACTGACAGGCTGAACTTTAGCTGCACTATTACTAGTGAACATGCCAAAGACCTCATCAGTGCTTTTATGACATAACTCCATAATGGTGGAagagaaaatgacaaatgttttatTCTCTGTGCACTATGCATCTCTGGGTACAattttgtttacacacactcactcgaCACGTCTGTTCTTCTGCTTGATAAAATCATTTCTTTGGAATCTTTTCAGGTCTATTAAAGCAGAATTGCGGAGCATACACAGCTGCTGTTATACCAACATTCTTTTGTATGTGGTGGAACAGGTATGTGCAAAGGTTAAAGCAATCAAATGTTGGCCTTTTTGAGTGTGATTTGCTTTGGCAGGTATTGAGGGAGTTTAAGCTCacagttaaaacacacattcctgCCTCGGCATTAGCAGCGGACCCAAAAAGAGGTGAAGCGGTTTGCAGAGTCACATGTTTGCAGATCTGAACATGCTGGCATGTATGAATCCTTCAGCATGGTGCCTAATAAAATCAGCGTAAACAATGCTCAACCCATTGGTGAAGGCCGTGTGCACCTGTTTACCATGATATGTGCAACACACTGTGAATCCGTAGGACATCAGAATCTCCCACCATAGGCTCATTGACTTTTAGTGTGATCAAGATGTTTCAAAGCAGAATGTTCTGGCCTCATGCCCAGAAAAATGGACAGATCTCTTTCATCTGTGTCCTACAGCATCTCAAAGGGCCTCACGGCaccattcacacaacacaacacgcaGTTTGGGGTGTTTTGTAGATCTTGACTTTGTGGTGTATTGTGTCATATTGTGGAGGGATATAATCCTCAAGGAAGTCAAAAGACTTTATGTTGGCACAATAGAAGCTGGCTGGCATAATAGAACCCCTCTCTCTCGGCTGGATCAGTTTCTGGGACTGAGTCTGAGCCCTGAAACTGAACTTGTTGTCTAGGAGTAGACTTTGACCTCTGTCACATGACCTGTGAAACAGAGGTCTCCTTTATTCAAAGCATAGGACCAATGAGGTGCAGTCTGCTGGGGGAAGGGATGATGGGAACTGTGTTTTTGAAAAATGTGCCACTTTCACTCTTAATTTTTTTcaacaaactaaaaaaatgtaacttaaagacccaaatacagacaaactcCAGTGTCCAGCTAAAAGTGAGCTTTATTCAAATAAAGCCAATTACTCtcgaaaacaaaacaaaagaccaaaaaaaaaagactaacaAATCAAGTTGACTAACAAAATAGAAACAAACCAaagtgaagaaaaacagaacgAGCTAATATAGACAAAGGGGAGCCTTACGCTTACATATGCAAGTGTTAACAAAACACAGGTGAAAACACTCGGGGCGGGGAGTGTCATCATAATGGAGG
This Parambassis ranga chromosome 15, fParRan2.1, whole genome shotgun sequence DNA region includes the following protein-coding sequences:
- the spast gene encoding spastin, which gives rise to MSGNINATKSKDSGEVIKNYHKQAFECISKALRIDEDDSGDKEEAVRWYKKGIVELEKGIIIEITGQGDQYDRAKRLQDKMVTNLTMAKDRLALLETTMASKRRSNPKRTSNVLPQPKPVPKSQPGVTGNRPSSAVRPPSRPADPKVTPRTGKAQNGRPAGVKQPQKRDLKNFKNVDSRLASLILNEIVDSGASVSFGEIAGQDLAKQALQEIVILPALRPELFTGLRAPARGLLLFGPPGNGKTMLAKAVAAESNATFFNISAASLTSKYVGEGEKLVRALFAVARELQPSVIFIDEVDSLLCERREGEHEASRRLKTEFLIEFDGVQSGGDDRVLVMGATNRPQELDEAVLRRFAKRVYVALPDEQTRFTLLKNLLGKHGNPLSQKELSSLAKKTSGYSGSDLTSLAKDAALGPIRELGPDQVRSMAVTEMRNITSKDFEDSLKRIKPSVGPENLNMYTKWNKDFGDTTAF